The following proteins are encoded in a genomic region of Elusimicrobiota bacterium:
- a CDS encoding thymidine phosphorylase encodes MLISDILHKKRNSQKLTFEEIKYVISSYTAGKIPDYQMSAFLMAAFINGFTSVETGFLTKAMLESGETMDLSGIEGVKIDKHSTGGVGDGTSLVIAPLAASCGVIVPMMSGRSLGHTGGTLDKLESIPGFRVNLSKEEFIHQLKKIGVAMAGQTDKIAPADKKMYALRDVTATVDSIPLIASSIMSKKLAEGCDGLVLDVKTGSGAFMKEKTMAKRLAKEMIGISKSFGKKAIALITDMNQPLGYAVGNSLEVKQAIDIMKGEGPKDLVNLIIEISSRMLFIAGEKNTKKSKTLLENNLKNGKALMKFKEIIEYQSGDTGAVDNPEKILPKAQKTLEILSVEEGFVEYADTKLVGDAANLLGAGRLTKEDTINHGAGIVLKKKQGERISRKEPLATFCFDNGASIEEAKLKFTESIKITKTTPKKLSLIYEKLETL; translated from the coding sequence ATGCTGATTTCAGATATCTTACATAAAAAACGCAATTCTCAAAAACTTACCTTTGAAGAAATAAAATATGTAATATCTTCCTACACTGCCGGAAAAATACCTGATTATCAGATGTCGGCTTTTCTTATGGCTGCTTTTATTAATGGTTTTACATCTGTGGAAACCGGTTTTTTAACAAAAGCGATGCTTGAGTCCGGCGAAACAATGGATTTATCCGGCATTGAAGGAGTAAAAATTGATAAGCATTCAACAGGGGGGGTCGGCGACGGAACGTCTTTGGTTATTGCTCCGTTGGCGGCTTCCTGCGGCGTGATTGTCCCGATGATGTCCGGGAGATCTTTAGGCCATACCGGGGGAACTTTAGATAAACTGGAATCAATCCCGGGGTTCCGGGTAAATCTATCAAAAGAAGAATTTATTCATCAGTTAAAAAAAATTGGTGTTGCCATGGCCGGACAAACAGATAAAATTGCCCCGGCTGACAAAAAAATGTATGCGCTGAGAGATGTAACCGCCACTGTTGATTCTATACCGTTAATCGCATCAAGCATAATGTCTAAAAAACTGGCCGAAGGCTGTGACGGCCTTGTTTTAGATGTAAAAACCGGCTCAGGCGCTTTTATGAAAGAAAAAACGATGGCTAAAAGATTGGCGAAAGAAATGATCGGCATTTCAAAAAGCTTCGGGAAAAAAGCAATAGCTCTCATTACCGATATGAACCAGCCGTTGGGATATGCGGTTGGCAACTCCCTTGAAGTAAAACAGGCAATTGATATAATGAAAGGCGAGGGTCCAAAAGACTTAGTTAATCTCATCATAGAAATTTCAAGCCGAATGCTTTTTATTGCCGGCGAAAAAAATACAAAAAAATCAAAAACATTGCTTGAGAATAATCTTAAAAACGGCAAGGCTTTAATGAAATTCAAAGAAATAATAGAATATCAGAGTGGAGATACCGGTGCAGTTGATAATCCTGAAAAAATACTTCCCAAAGCGCAAAAAACTCTTGAAATACTGTCCGTTGAAGAAGGTTTTGTGGAGTATGCAGACACTAAACTTGTTGGCGATGCAGCGAATCTATTAGGCGCGGGGAGGCTGACCAAAGAAGACACCATTAATCACGGTGCAGGTATAGTGTTAAAGAAAAAGCAAGGAGAACGGATTAGCAGAAAGGAACCTTTGGCAACTTTCTGTTTTGATAATGGAGCAAGTATTGAAGAGGCAAAACTGAAATTTACTGAGTCTATAAAAATAACAAAAACAACACCAAAAAAACTGTCCTTAATTTATGAGAAGTTAGAGACTTTATGA
- a CDS encoding purine-nucleoside phosphorylase produces MENLQTKLENTRYFIKQKTNISPKIGIILGSGLSNTAKKIDVDAEFSYSSLPNFLPSKVEGHIGQLLLGRYKQNEIAVLNGRNHYYEGYSFDEICYPVRLLKMLGVEYLLITSAVGSMKKNIKKGDLVIIKDHINFMGENVLRSSFEEESIIKFLDLTDCYDNDLNAKAKSLAKIKNISVKEGTYFAVSGPTYETPAEVKAFSKLGGDVIGMSVVPEAVIAKKLNIKVCAISYVSNYAAGLQNTAITHSEVLKNAQNAAGKISDIIFGLVDCIYPVRNSRTLIKSDE; encoded by the coding sequence ATGGAAAACTTACAGACAAAGTTAGAAAACACAAGATATTTTATCAAGCAAAAAACAAATATAAGCCCTAAAATCGGCATTATTCTCGGTTCAGGCTTAAGCAATACGGCAAAAAAAATTGATGTTGATGCTGAATTCAGTTATTCTTCATTGCCCAATTTTTTACCTTCTAAAGTGGAAGGGCATATCGGACAGCTTCTTTTGGGCAGATATAAGCAAAATGAGATTGCCGTTTTAAACGGGCGGAATCATTATTACGAAGGTTATTCGTTTGATGAAATATGTTATCCCGTACGTCTTTTAAAAATGCTGGGCGTTGAATATCTTTTAATCACTTCCGCAGTAGGAAGTATGAAGAAAAATATTAAAAAGGGAGATCTTGTTATTATCAAAGATCATATAAATTTTATGGGTGAAAACGTATTGAGATCTTCATTTGAAGAAGAATCTATTATAAAATTTTTAGATTTAACTGATTGCTATGACAATGATCTTAATGCGAAAGCAAAAAGTCTGGCAAAGATAAAAAATATAAGTGTAAAAGAAGGCACTTATTTTGCCGTAAGCGGGCCTACATACGAAACTCCGGCTGAGGTCAAAGCATTTTCTAAACTGGGAGGGGACGTTATAGGTATGTCAGTGGTTCCCGAAGCCGTGATTGCCAAGAAACTTAATATAAAGGTTTGTGCCATATCATATGTTTCAAACTATGCTGCCGGCCTTCAAAATACTGCAATAACGCATTCAGAGGTTTTAAAAAATGCCCAAAATGCGGCCGGCAAAATATCAGATATTATTTTTGGTTTGGTTGATTGTATTTACCCCGTTAGAAACAGCCGAACGTTAATAAAAAGTGATGAATAG
- a CDS encoding phosphopentomutase, with amino-acid sequence MINRVILVVLDSVGAGALPDAEKYGDTGADTLGHIFSNMGKDYSLPNMANLGLYNIISSSLTKPEVLSGSYGKMACLSPGKDTTVGHWEIAGIILDKPFPTYPNGFPKELIKTFEKKIGTKTLGNFAASGTEIIKQLGEKHIKSGYPIIYTSADSVFQIAAHEKYFGLEKLYSICKIARKMLTGDHNVSRVIARPFIGEPGSFVRTENRKDFSLPPVKKTILDKVKENGGSVVAIGKIKDIFNGQGITQSMLARNNSEGMAMTMDAVSQNIRPLPDSKSLVFTNLLDFDMLWGHRRDVKSYARGLEEFDKFLPSLIEKMKQEDLLIITADHGCDPTYTVHTDHTREYVPLMIYGKKIKSGINLGARASMSDIAQTIADIFSFNQMENGKSFKNLLLS; translated from the coding sequence ATGATCAATAGAGTAATCTTAGTGGTCTTGGACAGCGTGGGAGCCGGAGCATTGCCGGACGCAGAAAAATATGGCGATACCGGTGCCGATACGCTTGGCCATATTTTCAGCAACATGGGAAAAGATTACTCTTTACCGAACATGGCAAACCTCGGTTTATACAATATTATTTCTTCAAGTCTGACAAAACCAGAAGTTCTTTCAGGATCGTACGGAAAAATGGCTTGTTTGTCTCCCGGGAAAGATACTACAGTGGGGCATTGGGAAATAGCGGGAATAATCTTAGATAAACCGTTTCCTACATATCCCAACGGATTTCCTAAAGAGTTAATAAAAACATTTGAAAAAAAGATCGGTACTAAAACTCTAGGGAATTTTGCCGCTTCGGGAACTGAAATTATCAAGCAATTGGGCGAAAAACACATCAAAAGCGGTTATCCCATCATTTATACTTCGGCTGATTCAGTTTTTCAAATAGCTGCGCATGAAAAATATTTCGGATTAGAAAAACTGTATTCAATATGTAAAATCGCCCGAAAAATGCTTACGGGCGATCATAATGTCAGCAGGGTAATTGCGAGGCCTTTCATAGGCGAACCCGGCAGTTTTGTTCGGACTGAAAACCGCAAGGATTTTTCATTGCCTCCTGTAAAAAAGACGATACTTGATAAAGTTAAAGAAAACGGCGGAAGCGTAGTTGCAATAGGAAAAATCAAAGATATTTTTAACGGACAGGGTATTACGCAGTCAATGCTGGCTCGAAATAATAGTGAAGGAATGGCAATGACAATGGATGCCGTTTCTCAAAATATCCGGCCTCTTCCTGATTCAAAGTCTCTTGTATTTACAAATCTATTGGATTTCGATATGTTGTGGGGGCACAGACGGGATGTAAAATCGTACGCGCGCGGGCTGGAAGAATTTGATAAGTTTTTGCCGTCCTTAATTGAAAAAATGAAACAGGAAGATCTTTTGATAATAACGGCAGATCACGGCTGCGATCCTACATACACAGTCCATACAGATCATACAAGGGAGTATGTGCCTCTCATGATTTATGGGAAAAAAATTAAGAGCGGGATAAACCTCGGGGCGCGTGCCTCCATGTCTGACATTGCGCAAACTATAGCGGATATATTCAGTTTTAATCAGATGGAAAACGGTAAAAGCTTTAAAAATCTTTTGTTATCATAA
- a CDS encoding transketolase family protein, translating to MVEVYGKKATRYGFGEALVELGKENPKIFVLGADTAGSVAINTFQEAFPERFINVGVAEQNLLGMAAGLAVRGWIPFAVTYGVFASGRPWEQIRTTICYSNLNVKIGGSHSGIMVGPDGPTHQALEEISIMRCLPRMTVIVPCDLNETKKATFEAAKISGPVYIRFGREAVPIITKESAPFKIGRAETLKEGTDVAILACGTLVYESLMAAELLAKKGISVGVINIHTVKPIDESAIIKAAKECGAIVTAEEHQVLGGFGSAVAEVLVKNNPVPVEMIGIQDTFGESGSPSELMSHFHLKDVDIANAAEKVIKRKR from the coding sequence ATGGTTGAAGTTTACGGCAAAAAGGCAACTCGTTACGGTTTCGGCGAAGCCCTCGTTGAGCTTGGAAAAGAAAATCCGAAAATATTTGTTTTAGGTGCGGATACAGCAGGGTCCGTGGCAATAAATACTTTTCAGGAAGCTTTTCCGGAAAGGTTTATTAATGTCGGCGTGGCTGAACAAAATCTTTTAGGCATGGCGGCTGGCCTTGCAGTAAGGGGATGGATACCTTTTGCGGTAACTTACGGTGTTTTTGCTTCAGGCAGGCCTTGGGAACAGATAAGAACAACAATCTGCTATTCAAATCTTAACGTAAAAATTGGCGGTTCACACTCAGGAATTATGGTGGGCCCCGACGGCCCTACGCATCAGGCGCTTGAAGAAATTTCTATAATGCGTTGCCTGCCGAGGATGACGGTAATCGTTCCGTGCGATTTGAATGAAACAAAAAAAGCTACTTTTGAAGCCGCAAAAATTTCAGGCCCTGTCTATATCAGGTTTGGAAGAGAGGCGGTTCCAATCATTACTAAGGAGAGCGCGCCGTTTAAAATTGGCCGGGCAGAAACCTTGAAAGAAGGCACTGATGTCGCTATTTTGGCTTGCGGTACTCTTGTTTACGAATCTCTTATGGCGGCGGAATTACTTGCTAAAAAAGGAATTTCTGTAGGGGTAATAAATATCCATACTGTAAAGCCCATCGATGAATCAGCCATAATTAAAGCGGCAAAGGAATGCGGCGCGATAGTAACGGCTGAAGAACACCAGGTTTTGGGTGGTTTCGGGTCGGCGGTGGCCGAAGTATTAGTTAAAAATAATCCGGTTCCGGTTGAAATGATAGGAATTCAAGATACTTTTGGAGAATCCGGAAGTCCTTCAGAGCTTATGAGCCATTTTCATCTTAAAGATGTTGATATAGCCAATGCGGCAGAAAAAGTAATAAAAAGAAAAAGATAG
- a CDS encoding transketolase, whose protein sequence is MDLEKLKNIAKKVRRDIITMLTEAGSGHPGGSLSSVELVVALYFGVMKFDPKNPLDPERDYFILSKGHVCPVLYSVLAQLECLKSDELCSLRKIGSRLQGHPAKDKMLPGVEVSTGSLGYGLSIGAGIALGLKAEKKNNRVFVLMGDGEQQEGSIWEAVMAAGDRNLDNLCGIIDSNKLQIDGKVEDIMSIEPLAEKYRAFKWNVIEIDGHNFKEIFKAYDKALKTKGKPTLIIANTIKGKGVSFMENIVDWHGKAPSKELMEKALNEISI, encoded by the coding sequence ATGGATTTAGAAAAACTGAAAAATATTGCAAAAAAGGTTAGGCGGGACATAATAACTATGCTAACCGAAGCCGGTTCCGGACATCCGGGAGGAAGCCTTTCATCTGTTGAGCTTGTTGTGGCTCTATATTTCGGAGTTATGAAATTTGATCCTAAAAATCCTTTAGATCCCGAAAGAGATTATTTTATTTTGTCAAAAGGGCATGTCTGCCCGGTTTTATATTCTGTGCTTGCGCAATTGGAGTGTTTAAAATCGGACGAGCTTTGTTCTCTGCGCAAAATCGGTAGCCGTCTTCAGGGCCATCCTGCAAAAGATAAAATGCTGCCGGGGGTAGAGGTATCAACCGGCTCTTTAGGATACGGACTATCTATCGGGGCAGGCATAGCTTTGGGGCTTAAAGCCGAGAAAAAAAATAACAGAGTTTTTGTTCTTATGGGTGACGGCGAGCAGCAGGAAGGGTCTATCTGGGAAGCGGTTATGGCGGCGGGAGACCGTAATCTTGACAATCTCTGCGGGATAATTGACAGCAATAAACTTCAAATAGACGGAAAAGTTGAAGACATAATGAGCATTGAACCATTGGCAGAAAAATACAGGGCGTTTAAATGGAATGTGATAGAAATTGACGGGCATAATTTTAAAGAGATTTTTAAAGCTTATGACAAAGCTTTAAAAACGAAAGGAAAACCTACATTGATAATTGCGAACACAATAAAAGGCAAAGGCGTGTCTTTTATGGAAAATATTGTTGACTGGCACGGGAAAGCGCCTTCAAAAGAACTTATGGAAAAAGCATTAAATGAGATCAGCATTTAA
- a CDS encoding GAF domain-containing protein translates to MRYFSKNIIVFFVIFLCITAVFFFSGNFFLKLVLKKHFEYVVYPVVTDLASLMKEEKPKNEIRGIANKFFIRNRVNSVLVINSKGEKLSELRKFAPDELLEFITVKFQIKTADSIIGWFEIGPGYEHILRVLTGGKNLYFTLGFFILWAILISYIPYLYFRKSLIGFISKFTDFFENTDNKEIANFKFKVTSARWKTLSAKLNSIKEKYANTNALLNLLFSISKTLKSNTELNEIFNRVIGLITGKFEGVSCAIVTLGDDGFFKIRAQSGFFTDFLDSIKLKENEGFIGKAFSSRETIIFNDIKECDSKYVKDAMGEEGIESFVYIPIIGEGRCLGILNVSNKEKGYFTKEKMEIFSTFSEYLFTALQNFELFNKINTLNRRLEMEISIVTKELLNTNSRLINKANNMKALSDIVILAAVTSDIKDIFAMVSEKVKSMLSVEYAGFFLYQEQTESLMPSIPFFGISDEKIARSLKINEFDIMDSTIKEGKSYMSNNPSQSNNSLSFLNGIINLNSIILTPLINPSQKPLGIFAVGNKIGGSFIQEDVSLMELLADRIAGSVESIKLNKELANTVHDLTVFKDISSTISSEPVSLKIFEKVITTIKKAFEADLTQLLMYDEKNKKFIPQDIYFDKNNLNILHGISVDDENSIILKTFLSGEAFLSKNTQEDARIKKQENLFQGMNSLIIVPLKAESGTIGIFIIGKKEGNYYNVDSLKLADLVLTQAAVIIDNANLYDSIKKAYGELERLNQAKNEFIAMISNDISVPLLATEGFVKTVLSGRAGVINPQQEKFLKISYQSMEKLGMLVTNFIEITKFESGQSKLNLKPIKINEIIEKARETFYSEVEPKRLDLRLNIPASLPAISADKDEVIKIFSNLLLNCSKLALDGGIVEISGSVQGENVLFGISSNGIGIPKSEHYRIFDKFYPNDSILSRLVPVSLALCKVLIELHKGNFWVESDTGRGSKFLFTIPSYNEVA, encoded by the coding sequence ATGAGATATTTTTCTAAAAATATTATTGTTTTTTTTGTAATTTTTCTATGCATTACCGCTGTTTTCTTTTTCAGCGGCAATTTTTTCCTTAAACTTGTTCTTAAGAAACATTTTGAATACGTAGTCTATCCTGTAGTTACGGATTTAGCAAGTTTAATGAAAGAAGAAAAACCTAAAAATGAAATAAGAGGTATTGCAAATAAATTTTTTATAAGAAACCGGGTAAATTCTGTTCTAGTAATCAATTCAAAAGGCGAAAAGCTCTCTGAACTAAGGAAATTTGCGCCGGATGAACTCCTTGAATTTATAACGGTCAAATTTCAAATTAAAACTGCCGACTCAATAATCGGATGGTTTGAAATTGGGCCGGGATACGAGCATATCTTAAGGGTTCTGACCGGCGGAAAAAATCTTTATTTTACTTTAGGTTTTTTTATCCTATGGGCTATTCTTATATCCTATATTCCGTACCTGTATTTTCGTAAAAGTCTAATCGGATTTATTTCAAAGTTTACTGACTTTTTTGAAAATACAGATAATAAAGAAATTGCAAACTTCAAATTTAAAGTTACCAGCGCCCGCTGGAAAACTCTTTCCGCTAAACTTAATTCAATAAAAGAAAAATACGCAAATACAAACGCGCTGCTTAATTTGCTTTTTTCCATTTCAAAAACGCTTAAATCTAATACCGAGCTAAATGAAATATTCAACAGAGTCATAGGACTTATCACAGGCAAATTCGAAGGTGTTTCATGTGCAATTGTAACGCTTGGAGATGACGGGTTTTTCAAAATACGCGCGCAAAGCGGCTTTTTTACTGATTTTTTAGATAGTATAAAGCTGAAAGAAAATGAAGGTTTTATCGGAAAGGCTTTTTCAAGCAGAGAAACAATAATTTTTAACGACATCAAAGAATGTGATTCTAAATATGTAAAAGACGCTATGGGTGAAGAAGGCATAGAATCTTTTGTATATATTCCAATAATCGGCGAAGGCAGGTGTCTCGGTATTTTGAATGTCTCAAACAAAGAAAAAGGATATTTTACAAAAGAAAAAATGGAAATATTTTCCACATTTTCCGAATATTTGTTTACCGCGCTTCAGAATTTTGAGCTTTTTAACAAGATCAATACTTTGAACCGGCGGCTTGAAATGGAAATCTCTATTGTTACAAAAGAACTTCTTAATACCAATTCGCGCTTGATAAATAAAGCAAACAATATGAAAGCCCTTTCCGATATAGTAATTCTTGCTGCTGTTACCAGCGATATTAAAGATATATTTGCAATGGTTAGCGAGAAAGTGAAAAGCATGCTGTCTGTGGAGTACGCCGGTTTTTTCTTGTATCAAGAACAAACGGAAAGTTTAATGCCTTCCATTCCTTTTTTCGGCATTAGTGACGAAAAAATAGCGCGAAGCTTAAAAATAAATGAATTTGATATCATGGATTCAACAATCAAAGAAGGGAAAAGTTATATGTCGAACAATCCTTCCCAGTCCAATAATTCGCTTAGTTTTCTTAATGGAATTATAAACTTAAACTCAATAATTCTTACACCCTTGATTAATCCATCCCAAAAACCCCTTGGGATTTTTGCGGTTGGAAATAAAATCGGGGGAAGCTTTATTCAGGAAGATGTAAGCCTAATGGAGCTTCTTGCCGACAGAATAGCCGGTTCTGTTGAAAGCATAAAATTAAACAAGGAACTTGCAAATACTGTGCATGATCTAACGGTATTTAAAGATATTTCCAGCACGATATCCAGCGAACCGGTTTCTTTAAAAATATTTGAAAAAGTTATTACAACGATAAAAAAGGCTTTTGAAGCTGATTTGACCCAGCTTTTAATGTACGATGAAAAAAATAAAAAATTCATACCTCAAGATATTTATTTTGATAAAAATAACTTGAATATATTGCACGGAATATCAGTTGATGATGAAAACAGCATAATCTTAAAAACATTTCTTTCGGGAGAAGCTTTTTTAAGCAAAAATACTCAAGAGGACGCCCGCATAAAAAAGCAGGAAAATTTGTTTCAGGGGATGAATTCATTAATAATTGTGCCTCTAAAAGCGGAAAGCGGAACGATTGGAATTTTCATTATAGGAAAGAAGGAAGGGAATTATTATAATGTGGATAGTCTAAAACTTGCTGACCTCGTTCTTACTCAGGCCGCGGTAATTATTGATAATGCAAACCTCTACGATTCCATAAAAAAAGCTTATGGCGAGCTTGAGAGGCTTAACCAGGCTAAAAACGAATTCATTGCAATGATTTCAAATGATATAAGCGTTCCCCTGCTTGCCACAGAAGGCTTTGTTAAAACTGTTTTGAGCGGAAGAGCAGGAGTAATTAATCCACAACAGGAAAAATTTCTAAAAATATCTTATCAGTCTATGGAAAAGCTGGGAATGCTTGTAACAAATTTTATTGAGATCACAAAATTTGAATCAGGGCAATCTAAACTGAATTTAAAGCCGATAAAAATAAACGAAATAATAGAAAAAGCCAGAGAAACATTTTATTCCGAAGTTGAACCGAAAAGGCTTGATTTAAGATTAAATATTCCGGCTTCTTTGCCCGCAATTTCTGCTGATAAAGATGAAGTTATTAAGATATTTAGTAATCTTTTGCTTAATTGTTCCAAGCTTGCCCTTGACGGAGGGATAGTGGAAATTTCCGGTTCCGTTCAGGGAGAAAATGTTTTATTCGGGATTTCCAGCAACGGGATAGGCATTCCCAAAAGCGAGCATTACAGGATATTTGACAAATTTTATCCGAACGATTCAATTTTATCCAGGCTGGTGCCGGTTAGCCTTGCGCTCTGCAAGGTGTTGATTGAGCTTCATAAAGGAAACTTTTGGGTTGAAAGCGATACCGGCAGGGGTTCAAAATTTTTGTTTACAATTCCGTCATATAACGAAGTTGCCTAA
- the dnaA gene encoding chromosomal replication initiator protein DnaA, with protein sequence MAHKKWYLAHSPSEKDEKRWLLKISLNEDEFDDLLKEIPLSIGGPFLSEDEDYTYTVYLYGVEDDLLEKIETLLKTRFGEGKLVKTEQKEDISGQKETQEEGVSAEGIISEDSSETNKETPEETQEIPEKKTEPAKTTEKKAIKRSGPFAENSLRLNPLYTFEQFVIGPNSRFTAAAARAVSDGPGKVYNPFFIYGGVGLGKTHLMQAVGHYVLQNSEDYTIMYVTAEKFMSEVIEGIRTGKLQEMRENYKNIDSFLVDDVQFLSESESTQEEFFHVFNSLHQAGKQIILTSDRHPKKLNTLEDRLRSRFEWGLIADIKPPSLETRLAILKKKMILNNIDLDDNILYYIASTLKSNVRELEGFLKRISAYASLIQQAITLDIVKSLMSDMVSPEAQEQAQISSEETESATETKPESPVPPPQEPFKPNVPPYIPPRPGIPIRDRGKAFGEKASKTTSFYTPETEVVVDTVKAAFFYPEGKMKELLTVKEQFNSIIRKHKLKFKLESAFEQTYTFGPKMKYAFFAETCKIKKIDIAVVLGPPTASVSEAGEFGDLLMTLLNGEKIALQLIQWEDLTKDSRYLHLALDITLVRKRG encoded by the coding sequence ATGGCACATAAAAAATGGTATTTAGCGCATTCCCCGTCTGAAAAAGACGAAAAGAGGTGGCTTTTAAAAATTTCTTTGAATGAAGACGAGTTTGATGACCTTTTAAAAGAAATTCCTTTAAGTATTGGCGGACCGTTTCTTTCGGAGGATGAAGATTATACCTATACTGTTTATCTTTACGGAGTGGAAGACGACCTTCTTGAAAAGATAGAAACCCTTCTTAAAACCAGGTTTGGCGAGGGAAAATTGGTAAAAACTGAGCAAAAAGAGGATATTTCCGGACAAAAAGAGACCCAAGAAGAAGGGGTCTCTGCTGAGGGCATTATTTCAGAAGACTCATCGGAAACTAATAAAGAAACTCCTGAAGAAACTCAAGAAATACCGGAAAAGAAAACCGAACCTGCCAAAACTACCGAAAAAAAAGCGATAAAACGCTCGGGCCCTTTTGCGGAAAATTCGCTGAGGCTTAATCCCCTTTACACATTTGAACAGTTTGTTATAGGCCCTAATTCCAGGTTTACAGCGGCGGCAGCAAGAGCGGTTTCTGACGGGCCTGGTAAAGTTTATAATCCTTTTTTTATTTATGGAGGGGTTGGCCTTGGAAAAACGCATTTGATGCAGGCAGTCGGGCATTATGTGCTTCAAAATAGCGAAGACTATACGATAATGTATGTGACGGCCGAAAAATTTATGAGCGAAGTTATTGAAGGAATACGAACGGGCAAACTTCAAGAAATGCGGGAAAACTATAAAAATATAGATTCGTTTCTGGTGGATGACGTTCAGTTTTTGTCTGAATCCGAATCTACCCAAGAAGAGTTTTTCCATGTATTTAATTCCCTGCATCAAGCGGGAAAACAGATTATTCTTACATCGGACCGCCATCCTAAAAAGCTTAATACACTTGAAGACAGGCTTAGGAGCCGGTTTGAATGGGGACTTATAGCGGATATAAAGCCTCCCAGCCTTGAAACCCGTCTAGCTATATTGAAAAAGAAAATGATACTAAACAACATTGATCTTGACGACAATATACTTTATTACATTGCCTCAACTCTAAAATCTAATGTTCGTGAACTTGAGGGTTTCTTAAAAAGAATCAGCGCCTACGCTTCTTTAATACAGCAGGCAATAACATTAGATATTGTTAAAAGCCTTATGTCAGATATGGTTTCTCCGGAAGCTCAGGAACAAGCTCAAATTTCTTCTGAAGAAACTGAATCTGCCACGGAAACTAAACCTGAAAGTCCGGTACCGCCGCCTCAAGAACCTTTTAAACCAAATGTACCCCCTTATATACCTCCCAGACCAGGAATTCCTATAAGAGATAGAGGAAAAGCGTTTGGCGAAAAGGCAAGTAAAACGACTTCTTTTTACACTCCTGAAACCGAAGTTGTGGTTGATACGGTAAAAGCGGCATTTTTCTATCCTGAAGGAAAGATGAAAGAACTTCTGACCGTGAAAGAGCAATTTAATTCTATTATTCGGAAACATAAACTAAAATTCAAACTTGAAAGCGCTTTTGAACAAACTTATACTTTCGGTCCAAAGATGAAATATGCTTTTTTTGCTGAAACCTGCAAAATAAAAAAAATCGATATAGCCGTTGTTTTGGGTCCTCCGACAGCTTCTGTTTCCGAAGCGGGGGAATTCGGCGATTTGCTTATGACTTTGCTGAACGGAGAAAAAATCGCGCTTCAGCTGATTCAATGGGAAGATTTGACCAAAGATTCCAGATATCTGCATTTAGCATTAGATATTACATTGGTGCGGAAAAGAGGATGA
- the deoC gene encoding deoxyribose-phosphate aldolase, whose product MKKIRPQDLAHFIDYTLLKADASQNQIKTICKQADKFGFKSVCVNPCWVKFCAKLLKNSLVKVCTVIGFPLGTSATKVKVFEAKEAIKDGADELDAVINIGKIKSNDYEYATKEIRYLRRISKGKILKIILETSYLNRNEIMKLCKITKKAGVDFVKTSTGFSSKGASIKAVKLMKKTVGNYPGIKASGGIAKYCEAIKMILAGATRIGTSRAIQIISGK is encoded by the coding sequence ATGAAAAAAATACGTCCGCAGGATCTTGCTCATTTTATTGACTATACTCTTTTGAAGGCCGACGCTTCTCAGAACCAGATTAAGACCATATGTAAACAAGCGGATAAATTTGGTTTTAAATCAGTTTGTGTAAATCCGTGCTGGGTAAAATTCTGCGCGAAGCTTTTAAAAAATTCTCTGGTTAAAGTTTGCACTGTTATCGGTTTCCCGCTAGGAACTTCCGCAACGAAAGTAAAAGTTTTTGAAGCAAAGGAAGCCATTAAAGACGGGGCGGATGAATTAGACGCAGTTATTAATATCGGAAAAATCAAATCAAATGATTATGAATATGCGACCAAAGAAATCCGATATTTAAGGCGGATTTCCAAAGGAAAAATACTTAAAATTATTCTTGAAACCAGTTATCTCAACAGAAACGAAATAATGAAATTATGCAAAATCACCAAAAAAGCCGGGGTTGATTTTGTAAAAACATCAACAGGATTTTCTTCAAAAGGAGCAAGCATAAAAGCAGTAAAACTGATGAAAAAAACCGTAGGTAATTATCCCGGAATAAAAGCTTCGGGCGGAATTGCCAAATATTGTGAAGCGATAAAAATGATTTTGGCCGGGGCAACTAGAATAGGGACATCCCGAGCAATTCAGATTATATCAGGGAAATAA